One Tolypothrix bouteillei VB521301 DNA window includes the following coding sequences:
- a CDS encoding RuBisCO accumulation factor 1 yields the protein MTDLPPNVQEPNNNDVALELLRKLRQKQGNWVEWGIAIAQLQKLGYNPQEIFEATGFEPVQQNQVTVGAQVYNSIEKVNAPAEVRSHYSTRGSDILYEFRLLTQEERTAAAELAFQNKIDVDGAKEIAKAIKEFSRFRTLPEGFENHPGDAVAYQAWKLARQNTDLQERSRLIAKGLRFAYSQTARKQIEQLLTDFTVVPSRPAPSLPFYRLESEADLPRAIPVVGELPLTQEDLQAVPLIEEIEPFRMVKFAGEQAWVPLPGWQVLLSAEDPVAILCKSGKFPNQIQNPSEPVLVVVDRAQREWDSNSYFVVDNSGELDFQWFETSPEVPLLGRIIVIVKPRRIVDENVTKDSWQIDE from the coding sequence ATGACTGACTTACCACCTAATGTTCAAGAGCCAAATAACAACGATGTAGCCCTAGAGTTGCTAAGAAAACTCAGACAAAAACAAGGTAACTGGGTGGAATGGGGAATTGCGATCGCCCAACTGCAAAAACTAGGTTATAATCCACAAGAAATTTTTGAAGCAACTGGATTTGAGCCCGTACAACAAAATCAAGTCACTGTTGGCGCACAAGTTTACAATTCTATAGAAAAAGTAAATGCACCAGCAGAAGTGCGATCGCATTACTCCACCAGAGGTAGCGATATTTTGTATGAATTTCGCCTGCTAACCCAAGAAGAAAGGACAGCAGCAGCCGAACTGGCCTTCCAAAATAAAATTGATGTTGATGGTGCAAAAGAAATCGCCAAGGCAATAAAAGAGTTTTCTCGCTTCCGTACCCTACCAGAGGGATTTGAGAATCATCCAGGCGATGCTGTTGCCTATCAAGCTTGGAAGTTAGCCCGTCAAAACACAGATTTACAAGAACGTTCTCGCTTGATTGCCAAAGGTTTGCGCTTTGCCTACTCGCAAACCGCCCGGAAACAAATCGAACAATTACTTACCGATTTTACCGTTGTTCCCAGTCGTCCCGCTCCTTCTCTGCCTTTTTATCGCTTGGAATCAGAAGCGGACTTACCTCGTGCTATACCAGTAGTTGGTGAACTACCACTGACACAAGAAGATTTGCAAGCAGTACCCCTCATTGAGGAGATAGAACCATTTCGCATGGTTAAATTTGCCGGAGAGCAAGCTTGGGTTCCTTTACCCGGCTGGCAAGTCTTGCTAAGTGCAGAAGACCCCGTGGCGATATTGTGTAAAAGCGGTAAATTTCCCAACCAGATCCAAAATCCATCAGAACCAGTGTTGGTAGTTGTAGACCGCGCTCAACGAGAATGGGACTCAAACAGTTATTTTGTAGTAGATAACTCTGGAGAATTAGACTTTCAGTGGTTTGAAACATCCCCAGAAGTCCCTCTTTTGGGAAGAATCATTGTGATTGTAAAACCCAGGAGAATTGTAGATGAAAATGTAACCAAAGATTCTTGGCAAATTGATGAGTAG
- a CDS encoding response regulator, translated as MNNPLPELDKIRRQLVNVESRRKAKMLVVDDEPDNLDLLYRTFRRDFQVLKADSGVNALQVLASEGEVAVIISDQRMPEMKGTEFLSKTVPQFPDTVRIILTGFTDIEDLVEAINAGQVYKYITKPWDPVELKAVVQRAVETYELLKQRTEELRRANAQMGLLAVLVHVTQQASSLEAALDPIAKAFGDSFSADGCILQLVEGKALIAKQGTYSNGGSLENWLDRDPLTTEAIANQQLQVSVNIPNDQKLAGVAHYQSNSVQAHLIIPITFREEVLAVLSLQWKQPCTLREDELKLIHLSAQLVAMALITTRHYQPT; from the coding sequence ATGAATAATCCCCTTCCCGAATTAGATAAAATCCGCCGTCAACTCGTGAATGTAGAAAGCCGTAGAAAGGCAAAAATGCTAGTGGTTGACGACGAGCCAGATAATCTTGATTTGCTGTATCGGACTTTCCGCCGGGACTTTCAAGTTCTAAAAGCAGACAGTGGAGTGAATGCGCTGCAAGTGTTGGCATCAGAAGGAGAAGTCGCAGTTATTATCTCCGACCAGAGGATGCCAGAAATGAAAGGAACAGAGTTTCTCAGTAAGACCGTTCCTCAATTTCCCGACACGGTTAGAATTATTCTTACCGGCTTTACTGATATTGAAGATTTAGTAGAAGCAATCAACGCCGGACAAGTCTACAAGTACATTACCAAGCCTTGGGACCCCGTTGAACTCAAGGCAGTAGTACAGCGAGCAGTAGAAACCTATGAATTGCTAAAGCAACGGACTGAAGAATTGAGACGCGCCAATGCTCAAATGGGGTTACTAGCTGTCCTCGTACACGTGACTCAACAAGCTTCTAGCCTGGAAGCAGCACTCGATCCTATCGCCAAAGCATTCGGCGATAGTTTTTCTGCAGATGGGTGTATTTTGCAACTCGTAGAGGGTAAGGCTTTGATTGCAAAGCAAGGCACTTACAGCAATGGAGGAAGTTTAGAAAATTGGCTCGATCGCGACCCCCTGACAACAGAAGCCATTGCCAACCAGCAACTACAAGTTTCAGTCAATATACCCAACGATCAAAAGCTAGCTGGTGTTGCTCACTATCAGTCGAACAGCGTCCAAGCCCACTTGATTATCCCCATCACTTTTCGAGAAGAAGTTTTGGCGGTGCTGTCCCTACAATGGAAACAACCTTGCACTTTACGTGAAGATGAACTGAAACTGATTCATCTATCAGCACAACTAGTTGCGATGGCGCTGATTACCACTCGTCACTATCAACCGACTTAG
- a CDS encoding ABC-F family ATP-binding cassette domain-containing protein, which yields MQKKSILLAENLGYELSATRVLFKGVHLSIAEKDRIALVGSNGVGKSTLLKILAAQLNPTTGSITRQGTIYYLPQISTIKQESKAETVLDFLSSISEEWWDIEAILETQFNTNLDLSLPLFNLSGGELTKLFLAIGLAQQPKLLLLDEPTNHMDLMALESLKGFLNNFEGAFVLVSHKPFFLDQVTEITWELTPEGIKVYGGHFSLYREQKETELEAALRSHEVARKELKRAKASALQEQQRAAQSRKRGEQLAGSIPKIVAGMMKRKAEVTAGIAKQKHEAIVEKATQKFTETKVRTAKATSIQLEERSQKRRNLIDIQGANLWVGESLLIKNIQLHLSSGDRITVAGANGSGKSSLAKAILPKLATDDARYLTNKLSIELKDSSTAILASRSTTKAVYLDQTYEIVNRTQTILENMQAANPNLSYQLLRQQLGHFLFKYDDVNKPASVLSGGELARLAIAIISISEIDLLILDEPTNNLDIETVNQMVESLNEYQGALWIISHDLDFLSRIDIHQAYKLSQQTLQMTTYLPSKPEQYYQELLTS from the coding sequence ATGCAGAAAAAATCAATATTGTTGGCTGAAAATTTGGGCTATGAACTTAGCGCAACTAGGGTCTTATTTAAAGGCGTTCATCTCAGCATTGCAGAGAAAGATCGCATTGCTTTAGTTGGTTCTAATGGAGTGGGAAAATCAACTCTCTTAAAAATCTTAGCCGCTCAACTTAATCCCACAACGGGTTCTATTACGCGTCAAGGCACAATATACTACTTACCGCAAATCAGCACTATTAAACAGGAGAGTAAAGCAGAAACAGTTCTTGATTTTTTAAGTTCTATTTCTGAGGAATGGTGGGATATTGAAGCCATTTTGGAAACACAATTCAATACCAATCTCGATTTATCCTTACCGCTTTTCAATCTTAGTGGTGGTGAACTCACAAAGTTATTCCTAGCTATTGGTTTAGCACAACAACCAAAGTTGTTACTGTTAGACGAACCAACTAACCATATGGATTTGATGGCGTTAGAAAGTTTAAAAGGCTTTCTCAATAACTTTGAAGGAGCATTTGTCCTTGTTTCGCACAAACCATTTTTCTTAGACCAAGTAACAGAAATAACTTGGGAACTCACACCAGAGGGAATCAAAGTTTATGGAGGTCATTTTTCTTTATACCGAGAACAAAAAGAAACAGAGTTAGAAGCAGCATTGCGATCGCATGAAGTTGCGAGAAAAGAACTCAAACGTGCTAAAGCCTCAGCATTACAAGAACAGCAAAGAGCAGCCCAATCCCGCAAAAGAGGTGAGCAGCTAGCAGGTAGCATTCCTAAAATTGTAGCTGGAATGATGAAACGAAAAGCAGAGGTAACAGCAGGAATTGCAAAACAAAAACATGAAGCCATTGTTGAGAAGGCAACACAGAAATTTACAGAGACAAAAGTCAGAACAGCAAAGGCTACAAGTATTCAATTGGAAGAAAGAAGTCAAAAACGGAGAAATCTTATTGATATTCAGGGTGCGAATCTTTGGGTAGGTGAAAGCTTGCTAATTAAAAACATTCAGCTTCATCTTTCTTCAGGCGATCGCATAACTGTAGCTGGTGCTAATGGTTCTGGCAAATCAAGTCTGGCAAAAGCTATTTTGCCTAAATTGGCAACAGATGATGCACGGTATTTAACCAATAAGTTATCGATAGAGCTTAAAGATAGCTCAACCGCTATACTGGCTTCAAGATCGACAACAAAAGCTGTATATCTCGACCAAACTTACGAAATCGTCAATCGTACTCAGACAATTCTCGAAAATATGCAAGCTGCTAACCCCAATCTTAGCTATCAGCTTTTGCGACAGCAGTTGGGACACTTCCTATTTAAATATGATGATGTCAACAAACCAGCATCAGTTTTAAGTGGGGGTGAATTAGCAAGGTTAGCGATCGCGATTATCAGTATTTCCGAAATCGATCTGCTGATTCTTGATGAACCAACAAACAATTTGGATATCGAAACCGTCAATCAAATGGTAGAAAGTCTTAATGAATATCAAGGTGCGCTTTGGATCATTTCTCACGATTTGGATTTCTTAAGCCGCATTGATATTCACCAAGCTTATAAGTTGAGCCAGCAAACCCTGCAAATGACCACATACTTACCCAGCAAACCCGAACAATATTATCAAGAGTTACTTACTAGCTAG
- a CDS encoding pentapeptide repeat-containing protein has product MKNIQYHTITLWKNYLNQLWFRVVIAFTIAYIIMVIASCIDKWSNNQEFCRIKEPLQNCYFRQVISIFAPSNIEGFSILTVAILYILESQERRENRIYEAWQVVDNASAAKVSTSYARIKALEDLNKYRVSLKGIDVPGANLSEINLRNADLKEVDFNDCIFSNANLSNADLNGANLSDANLISANLSNANLFFATLNEANLSGANLNGATLFFADLNCADLCNANLIGANLNSSILNNAILFSADLSNAQLWSANLSNTDLSDTNLSGANLKEANLSSANLSGANLKGANLSSANLQEANLSGANLSGANLKGANLSDADFRSVKSLEIEQIKSAKNWEKALFDEL; this is encoded by the coding sequence TTGAAAAATATACAATACCATACAATCACCTTGTGGAAAAATTATTTAAATCAACTCTGGTTTCGTGTAGTTATTGCTTTTACTATTGCTTATATTATTATGGTAATAGCAAGTTGTATAGATAAATGGTCTAACAATCAAGAATTTTGTCGGATTAAAGAACCTTTACAAAATTGTTATTTCAGACAAGTAATTTCTATATTTGCACCAAGCAATATTGAAGGTTTTAGTATATTAACCGTAGCCATTTTATATATATTAGAAAGCCAAGAACGTCGCGAAAACAGAATATATGAGGCATGGCAAGTTGTTGATAATGCATCAGCGGCAAAAGTTTCTACTAGCTACGCTAGAATTAAAGCACTAGAAGATTTGAATAAGTACCGAGTTTCTCTGAAAGGAATTGACGTTCCTGGTGCTAATTTAAGTGAAATCAATCTTAGAAACGCCGATCTTAAAGAAGTTGATTTTAATGATTGCATCTTTAGTAATGCCAACCTTAGCAATGCCGATTTAAATGGTGCTAACCTCAGTGATGCCAATCTCATCTCCGCCAATCTCAGCAATGCCAATCTCTTTTTTGCCACCCTAAATGAGGCTAATTTAAGCGGTGCCAATCTTAATGGTGCTACACTTTTCTTTGCCGATCTCAACTGTGCCGATCTCTGTAATGCCAATCTGATTGGTGCTAATCTTAACAGTTCTATTCTTAATAATGCTATCCTGTTTTCAGCAGACCTAAGCAATGCCCAACTTTGGAGTGCCAATCTGAGCAATACCGATTTGAGTGATACCAACCTCAGCGGTGCTAATCTTAAAGAAGCTAACTTGAGTAGTGCTAATCTCAGTGGTGCTAATCTCAAAGGTGCTAACCTCAGCAGTGCTAATCTCCAAGAAGCGAATTTAAGCGGTGCTAACCTCAGTGGTGCTAATCTCAAAGGTGCTAACCTGAGTGATGCTGATTTCCGATCTGTTAAAAGTCTTGAAATAGAACAAATCAAGTCCGCTAAAAATTGGGAAAAAGCACTGTTTGATGAATTATGA
- a CDS encoding serine/threonine protein kinase, whose translation MLEVGQILQTRYQLKENLGQNGGRQTWLAEDLKTQPSERVIVKLLTFGDRVQWESLRLFEREANILKQLDHPRIPKYRDYFSIDDRILWFGLVQDFIPGSSLRELLTQGQKFSEKQIRQIATDILNILVYLHELNPAVLHRDIKPSNLILGEDKRIYLVDFGAVQDRAITERATFTVIGTYGYAPMEQFGGRAVPASDLYALGASLIHLLTGIPPADLPQRKMRIQFSDRVSIDPHLIRWIEILTEPDVEERFSTARQALKALDTPQNSKTYLPIHKPQSSRIQIKKSARKLNIKLPKRGLKTLDFCSLIIGLTASSLFAGLFSMGTGLGPLILLAGSILSLSSLIAPLTETNVDFQRDTFTITWSILGKRYRYLDGNTQDIHNVYVYIYQSKGGEDSSERMKLIVAAGEDKYKFGDFDFKTSEPECLWLIQEIKDWLGLR comes from the coding sequence ATGCTAGAAGTAGGACAAATATTACAAACTCGCTATCAACTCAAAGAGAACCTGGGGCAAAATGGCGGTCGTCAAACTTGGCTGGCTGAAGATTTAAAAACACAGCCAAGCGAACGTGTCATTGTGAAACTGCTGACATTTGGCGATCGAGTGCAGTGGGAAAGTCTGAGACTTTTTGAGCGAGAAGCTAATATTCTCAAGCAATTAGACCATCCTCGAATTCCTAAGTATCGGGATTATTTTTCTATTGACGATCGCATTCTCTGGTTTGGTCTAGTTCAGGATTTCATACCAGGTTCCTCCTTGAGGGAGTTGCTGACTCAAGGGCAGAAATTTTCGGAAAAGCAAATTCGCCAAATTGCCACAGATATCTTAAATATTTTAGTCTATTTGCACGAACTTAACCCAGCTGTGCTTCATCGAGACATTAAACCCAGTAATTTAATTCTGGGAGAAGACAAGCGAATTTACCTCGTTGACTTTGGAGCCGTACAAGATCGAGCCATTACAGAAAGAGCCACTTTTACCGTGATTGGGACTTATGGTTATGCTCCCATGGAGCAGTTTGGTGGTCGAGCCGTTCCTGCAAGCGATCTTTACGCTTTAGGTGCTAGTTTAATTCATTTACTGACAGGGATACCACCAGCAGATTTACCACAACGAAAGATGCGGATTCAGTTTAGCGATCGCGTCAGCATAGACCCCCATTTAATAAGATGGATTGAAATCCTTACAGAACCCGATGTAGAAGAGCGATTTAGTACGGCTCGTCAAGCTTTAAAAGCACTCGATACACCTCAAAATTCCAAAACCTATCTTCCAATTCACAAGCCACAAAGCAGTAGAATTCAAATTAAGAAATCTGCACGCAAACTGAACATCAAACTTCCCAAAAGAGGCCTAAAAACTTTAGATTTTTGCAGTCTAATAATTGGATTAACTGCATCTAGTCTATTTGCTGGATTATTTAGTATGGGAACAGGTTTAGGACCCTTAATTTTGTTAGCTGGTTCGATTCTTTCACTCAGTTCCTTGATTGCGCCGCTGACTGAAACCAACGTTGACTTTCAAAGAGATACTTTTACAATTACATGGAGTATTTTGGGTAAGCGTTACCGATATCTTGATGGAAACACGCAAGACATACACAATGTTTATGTTTACATTTATCAATCCAAAGGAGGAGAAGATTCTTCAGAAAGAATGAAACTGATCGTTGCAGCGGGTGAAGATAAATACAAATTTGGAGATTTTGATTTTAAAACGAGTGAACCAGAATGTCTTTGGTTAATTCAAGAGATAAAAGATTGGCTGGGACTGAGATAA
- a CDS encoding DUF6825 family protein, whose protein sequence is MTNPLVQAFFVGRAVAEVLSEKLEFAVTDALSEVGKWDAELREQMREFTEEVIERANRASEAAGSASTSSVHSETSSGPVDTQASIDDLRAEIATLRTELHRFRNQSNANG, encoded by the coding sequence ATGACTAACCCCTTAGTGCAAGCTTTTTTTGTTGGAAGAGCAGTTGCTGAAGTCCTCAGCGAAAAGTTGGAGTTCGCTGTTACCGATGCTTTAAGCGAAGTCGGTAAATGGGATGCTGAACTCAGAGAGCAAATGCGCGAGTTTACAGAAGAAGTCATAGAACGGGCAAACCGGGCTTCTGAAGCGGCTGGTTCTGCTTCAACTTCTTCAGTTCACTCTGAAACTAGTTCGGGACCTGTTGACACACAAGCCAGTATCGACGATTTGCGAGCAGAAATTGCCACACTTCGTACTGAGTTGCATCGGTTTCGGAATCAAAGTAATGCTAATGGCTAA
- a CDS encoding ABC1 kinase family protein: protein MEKGYSDKAYRWNRENYSRRRRFVDIWSFVLTLMFKLWRYNKSWSYPGGVTEAKKTARRKAQAIWIRNTLLDLGPTFIKVGQLFSTRSDIFPVEYVEELSKLQDRVPAFSYEQVEAIIEQEMGKKIPDLFQSFEPIPLAAASLGQVHKATLHSGEAVVVKVQRPGLKKLFEIDLQILKGIARYFQNHPEWGRGRDWMGIYEECCRILWEEIDYLNEGRNADTFRRNFRDIDWVKVPRVYWRYTSSRVVTLEYLPGIKISQYEAIEAAGLDRKEIARHGAEAYLHQLLNNGFFHADPHPGNIAVSPMGALIFYDFGMMGRIKSNIREGLMETLFGIASKDGNRVVKSLIDLGALAPVDDMGPVRRSVQYMLDNFMDKPFENQSVAAISDDLYEIAYNQPFRFPATFTFVMRAFSTLEGVGKGLDPEFNFMEVAKPYAMQLMTDMNGTEGNSFLNELSRQAVQVSSTALGLPRRLEDTLEKLERGDMRLRVRSLETERLLRRQTNVQLGMTYAVIVSGFTLSAAILLLKDYIWLAALAGLIAAAVSWLLIRLLMRLDRYDRMY from the coding sequence ATGGAAAAAGGTTATTCGGATAAGGCATACCGTTGGAATCGGGAAAATTACTCTCGCAGACGGCGCTTTGTGGATATTTGGTCTTTTGTCTTGACTTTGATGTTCAAGCTTTGGCGTTACAACAAGTCTTGGAGTTATCCAGGGGGTGTGACGGAAGCTAAGAAAACTGCAAGACGAAAGGCTCAAGCAATATGGATTCGCAATACTCTGTTGGATTTGGGACCAACTTTTATTAAGGTTGGACAACTTTTTTCTACTCGTTCTGATATATTTCCTGTTGAATATGTCGAAGAACTGTCTAAGTTACAAGACAGAGTTCCCGCTTTTAGCTACGAACAGGTAGAAGCGATTATCGAGCAAGAGATGGGTAAGAAAATTCCCGACCTCTTTCAGAGTTTTGAACCAATTCCTCTGGCGGCTGCTAGCTTGGGTCAAGTTCATAAAGCTACCCTGCATTCGGGGGAAGCAGTTGTTGTTAAAGTGCAACGACCGGGTCTTAAGAAGTTATTTGAAATAGATTTACAAATTCTCAAGGGAATCGCACGTTATTTTCAAAACCACCCTGAATGGGGGCGGGGTCGCGATTGGATGGGGATTTATGAGGAGTGCTGTCGCATTCTTTGGGAAGAAATTGATTATCTCAATGAAGGTCGCAACGCCGATACTTTCCGTCGCAATTTTCGTGATATTGATTGGGTGAAAGTACCGCGAGTTTACTGGCGTTATACTTCGTCTCGTGTTGTGACTTTAGAATATCTTCCGGGGATTAAAATTAGCCAGTATGAAGCAATAGAGGCGGCTGGTTTAGATAGGAAAGAAATTGCCCGTCACGGTGCTGAAGCTTATCTACATCAACTGCTAAACAATGGGTTCTTCCATGCAGATCCTCACCCCGGCAATATTGCTGTTAGCCCGATGGGTGCTCTCATTTTCTATGATTTTGGGATGATGGGACGTATAAAAAGTAATATACGTGAAGGGCTCATGGAAACGCTGTTTGGAATTGCTTCAAAAGATGGCAATCGCGTTGTGAAATCTCTGATAGATTTGGGTGCGCTTGCTCCCGTAGATGATATGGGTCCGGTGCGGCGCTCCGTTCAGTATATGCTGGACAATTTTATGGATAAGCCTTTTGAAAATCAGTCTGTGGCTGCTATTAGTGACGATTTGTACGAAATAGCATATAATCAGCCATTTAGATTTCCTGCTACCTTTACTTTTGTCATGCGAGCTTTCTCAACTCTCGAAGGTGTAGGTAAGGGGTTAGATCCTGAATTTAACTTTATGGAAGTAGCAAAACCATATGCAATGCAGCTTATGACCGATATGAATGGTACAGAAGGCAATAGCTTTCTCAATGAATTGAGCCGTCAAGCAGTTCAAGTTAGCAGTACGGCTCTAGGGTTACCGCGCAGGCTCGAAGATACACTAGAAAAACTAGAACGAGGTGATATGCGGCTGCGAGTTCGGTCTTTAGAAACCGAGAGATTGCTGCGCCGACAAACAAATGTTCAACTGGGAATGACTTATGCTGTTATTGTGAGTGGTTTTACCCTTTCAGCTGCTATTTTATTGTTGAAAGACTATATATGGTTGGCTGCGCTTGCTGGTTTAATCGCAGCTGCTGTTTCGTGGCTGTTGATTCGACTGCTCATGCGTCTCGACCGCTATGACCGTATGTATTAA
- a CDS encoding Stp1/IreP family PP2C-type Ser/Thr phosphatase: MKINSTGKSDPGLIRSNNQDAYYIDPEDRFFIVADGMGGHAGGEQASRIATQEIQTYLTENWKAPKSSEQLLEEALLKANEAILLDQQHHPERADMGTTVVAIMFRDPELPWCAHVGDSRLYRFRSSQLEQITEDHTWVARALKMGDITSEEARIHPFRHVLSRCLGREDLHQVDIKQVDIKAGDRLLLCSDGLTEELADQTISSFLEENPAVDKAAYSLIESAKEHGGHDNITVVIVTVE, from the coding sequence ATGAAAATTAACTCTACTGGGAAAAGTGACCCAGGACTTATTCGTTCTAATAACCAAGATGCTTACTACATTGACCCAGAAGACCGCTTTTTTATAGTCGCTGATGGTATGGGCGGTCATGCTGGAGGCGAGCAAGCAAGCCGCATTGCTACACAAGAAATTCAAACGTATTTAACAGAAAATTGGAAAGCTCCCAAATCTTCCGAACAATTACTAGAAGAAGCTTTATTAAAAGCAAATGAAGCTATTTTGCTCGACCAGCAACATCACCCCGAACGGGCTGATATGGGAACAACCGTTGTAGCCATCATGTTTCGCGATCCCGAGTTACCTTGGTGCGCTCATGTTGGTGATTCTCGGCTTTACCGTTTCCGTAGCTCTCAATTGGAACAAATCACCGAAGACCACACCTGGGTAGCACGTGCTCTGAAAATGGGCGATATCACCTCAGAAGAAGCTCGTATTCATCCCTTCCGTCACGTGTTATCTCGCTGTTTGGGGCGTGAAGATTTACACCAAGTTGATATCAAGCAAGTTGATATTAAAGCAGGGGATCGTCTGCTTTTATGCAGTGATGGGCTCACAGAAGAACTAGCCGATCAAACTATTAGTTCTTTCCTTGAAGAAAATCCTGCAGTAGATAAAGCAGCGTACTCCCTCATTGAATCAGCTAAAGAGCATGGCGGACACGATAATATAACCGTTGTGATTGTAACGGTTGAGTGA
- a CDS encoding NblA/ycf18 family protein has product MNQPIELSLEQQFSIHSFASQVQNMSHDQAKDFLVKLYEQMVVREATYKELLKHQWGLDSGSTWA; this is encoded by the coding sequence ATGAACCAGCCAATCGAATTGAGTTTAGAACAACAATTCAGCATTCATTCTTTTGCCAGCCAAGTTCAAAACATGAGCCACGACCAAGCAAAGGATTTTTTGGTCAAGCTTTACGAGCAAATGGTTGTCCGTGAAGCTACTTATAAAGAGCTCCTCAAGCACCAATGGGGACTAGACTCTGGTTCCACTTGGGCATAG
- a CDS encoding serine/threonine protein kinase, which produces MSDPNTGRLLSKRYELQDIIGTGAMGRVYRAKDILLGGVPVAVKFLALSIQNQKMRVQERFEREAKTCALLGQKSIHIVRVMDYGVDESGTPFYVMEYLQGTNLSHIIRKQQLSLPRFFSIVRQICLGLHCAHSGIPVDGKICPIIHRDIKPSNMLVIQDASFGELVKVLDFGIAKLLMSDANYTNYYLGTLAYSSPEQMDGKELDNRSDIYSLGVMMYEMLTGKLPFVAVSHSFGAWYKLHHQQIPRPLSEVVPARQVPFEVEDLVLSCLAKSPSSRPQNIDEILKVLVSLEQSYGIRKPIPQLVPQAESDVLSNTLSPNAGVVKTGSEQRTPILLPSMLTDEIAQQASWPANKPIADIVFPKLIRSPEGEVIPALWVMLPQQEILKRLVCTRYNQFLFITAPHPMLLWITLIYNRKHGPKWLPYYLDLKTTFGQEVSHLLGQTGSYRLLFFSREAPNRCAHVLLSSIASAQRYRLQDWVKISGTLISTADPQVSKSLLKVEYEKIKSQILAKIQAIDTDSPFDLSG; this is translated from the coding sequence ATGTCAGACCCCAACACTGGTCGCTTACTCAGCAAACGCTACGAGCTTCAGGACATCATCGGTACCGGAGCAATGGGTAGAGTTTATCGTGCTAAGGACATTTTGTTGGGTGGTGTCCCTGTTGCTGTTAAATTTCTTGCCCTGTCAATTCAAAACCAAAAAATGCGCGTGCAGGAACGCTTTGAAAGAGAAGCAAAAACCTGTGCTCTACTAGGTCAAAAAAGTATCCACATTGTCCGAGTGATGGACTATGGCGTAGATGAGAGCGGTACTCCGTTCTATGTTATGGAATACTTACAAGGAACAAACCTCAGTCACATCATCCGCAAGCAACAGTTGTCTTTACCAAGGTTTTTCAGCATTGTACGCCAAATTTGCTTGGGTTTACATTGCGCCCATAGCGGTATCCCAGTTGATGGCAAAATTTGTCCGATCATTCACCGCGATATTAAGCCAAGCAATATGCTAGTTATCCAAGATGCTAGTTTTGGCGAGCTTGTAAAAGTATTGGATTTTGGTATTGCCAAACTACTCATGTCTGATGCTAATTATACTAATTATTATTTAGGGACTTTGGCTTATTCTTCACCCGAACAAATGGATGGCAAGGAATTAGACAACCGTTCTGATATCTATAGTTTGGGGGTGATGATGTATGAAATGCTAACTGGTAAATTGCCGTTTGTTGCTGTCAGCCATTCCTTTGGAGCTTGGTATAAATTACATCACCAACAAATTCCGCGTCCTCTGTCAGAGGTGGTACCCGCACGACAAGTACCTTTTGAGGTGGAAGATTTGGTCTTGAGTTGTTTGGCTAAATCACCAAGTTCCCGTCCTCAAAATATTGATGAAATTCTTAAAGTTTTAGTCTCGTTAGAACAAAGCTACGGCATTCGCAAACCCATCCCACAGCTAGTTCCACAAGCAGAAAGCGATGTTCTTTCCAATACACTTTCTCCTAACGCCGGTGTAGTAAAAACAGGCTCAGAGCAAAGGACTCCAATCCTTCTGCCCTCAATGCTAACTGATGAAATTGCACAACAAGCTTCATGGCCTGCGAATAAACCTATTGCTGATATTGTTTTTCCAAAGCTCATTCGGAGCCCTGAGGGAGAAGTCATTCCTGCTTTATGGGTGATGCTACCACAACAAGAAATTTTGAAGCGTTTGGTCTGTACCCGTTACAATCAATTTCTTTTTATTACAGCTCCTCACCCCATGTTGTTATGGATTACTCTGATATACAATCGCAAGCACGGTCCTAAGTGGTTGCCGTATTACTTAGACCTAAAAACTACTTTTGGACAGGAAGTGAGTCACTTACTCGGACAAACAGGTTCATACCGCTTGTTATTCTTTTCTCGAGAAGCACCAAACCGCTGTGCTCACGTTCTACTTTCTAGCATTGCATCTGCCCAACGCTATCGATTGCAAGATTGGGTCAAGATTAGCGGAACCCTAATATCTACTGCCGACCCGCAGGTTAGTAAAAGTTTGCTAAAAGTTGAGTACGAAAAGATAAAATCCCAAATTTTGGCAAAAATACAGGCGATCGATACAGATTCACCGTTTGACCTTTCAGGTTGA